The following are encoded in a window of Paenibacillus polymyxa genomic DNA:
- a CDS encoding carbohydrate ABC transporter permease encodes MNKRLTTFYWMTVPAVLLFFVFLTLPALQGFYYSLTNWNGFGHQYHFVGFKNYINLFQDDNVGNAYWFTFKFAIVVTIATNILSLLIALGLNAKIRFRNFFRGIYFLPNILSVLIVGYIFNYLFSNVFTIWGQNLGITSLSTNILGSEQLAWVGVVIVAVWQGIAFNTILYLAGLQTIPTSLYEASNLDGAGKWREFWSITFPLIAPFFTINMVLAMKNSLMVFDQIVALTNGGPGRATQSISHLIYTGGFKGGEFAYQSANSVIYFIVIAIISILQLRFLQRREMDN; translated from the coding sequence ATGAATAAGCGACTAACGACTTTTTACTGGATGACGGTGCCGGCGGTGCTATTGTTTTTTGTATTTTTGACCTTGCCTGCCTTGCAGGGCTTTTATTATTCGCTTACGAACTGGAACGGCTTTGGTCATCAGTATCACTTTGTCGGGTTTAAGAACTATATTAATTTGTTTCAGGACGACAATGTGGGGAACGCATACTGGTTTACTTTCAAATTTGCGATTGTGGTTACCATTGCGACTAATATCCTTAGTTTGCTGATTGCGCTAGGGCTGAATGCTAAAATACGGTTTCGTAACTTTTTCCGCGGTATTTATTTTCTGCCTAATATTTTGAGCGTGCTAATCGTGGGTTACATATTCAATTATTTATTCTCGAACGTGTTTACGATTTGGGGGCAAAATTTAGGTATTACCTCATTGTCGACGAACATTTTGGGCAGCGAACAACTGGCTTGGGTGGGGGTTGTCATCGTAGCTGTATGGCAGGGGATTGCCTTTAATACGATTCTCTATCTGGCCGGGCTGCAAACCATTCCGACAAGTCTGTATGAGGCGTCCAACCTGGACGGTGCGGGTAAATGGCGCGAATTCTGGAGCATTACCTTTCCGTTAATTGCACCGTTTTTCACGATTAATATGGTATTGGCGATGAAAAATTCCCTGATGGTGTTCGATCAGATCGTGGCTTTGACGAATGGCGGGCCGGGACGAGCCACCCAGTCGATTTCCCACCTGATATACACCGGGGGATTTAAAGGCGGAGAATTTGCTTATCAGTCGGCTAACTCTGTTATTTACTTTATTGTGATCGCGATCATTTCCATCTTACAGCTGCGATTCCTCCAGAGAAGGGAGATGGATAACTGA
- a CDS encoding ABC transporter substrate-binding protein yields the protein MWCWVKKLSTLAAILLLAFFVSACNKGDASGKVKIEFFQNKPEAKGSFDKLISQFNQEHPGIEVTQVNPPEAETVLLTRVVKNDVPDIVGLGATDTYSILAQSGIFTDLANTELPRTIDPIYLKMLKDVTGVDPVYGIPYAANANGVMYNKTLFKEMGLRVPKTWDELIATAQKIKAAGKIPFYFTYKDDWQTNLPFNALGPNLVGIDFFLQRRENQVTFQDKYREVAEKQLELLKYGHGDNFGKNYADGNRAFANGQGLMYIQGSWAISEIRKANPKVELGFFPLPTGNDEKAVKLVSGIDTLLAVSESTPHKKEAEEFIAFLLKPENSKQYITEQTLFSAVKGVTQDDPSVAELLPYFKSGRVVDFADHYIPKAVQLNSIVQAFLQNRDIDAYLAKLDREWDKVANRR from the coding sequence ATGTGGTGTTGGGTCAAAAAGCTGTCTACACTGGCGGCGATCCTTTTATTGGCTTTTTTTGTAAGCGCATGCAACAAGGGCGATGCTTCGGGTAAGGTGAAAATTGAGTTTTTTCAAAACAAGCCGGAGGCCAAGGGTTCATTCGATAAGCTAATCTCTCAATTCAATCAGGAACATCCCGGTATTGAAGTGACACAGGTCAATCCGCCAGAGGCAGAGACTGTGTTATTGACCCGGGTTGTCAAAAACGATGTACCTGACATTGTAGGGCTTGGGGCCACCGATACCTACTCCATTTTGGCACAAAGTGGTATTTTTACGGACCTGGCGAATACAGAATTGCCACGTACGATTGATCCTATTTACCTCAAAATGCTTAAGGATGTAACCGGGGTCGACCCCGTGTATGGAATTCCTTATGCTGCGAATGCGAATGGTGTGATGTATAACAAAACGCTTTTTAAGGAAATGGGATTACGGGTGCCCAAAACGTGGGATGAGCTGATTGCAACGGCGCAAAAGATCAAGGCTGCTGGAAAAATCCCGTTCTATTTTACATATAAAGATGATTGGCAAACGAACCTCCCCTTTAATGCGCTGGGCCCGAATCTGGTGGGCATTGATTTTTTCCTGCAACGGCGTGAAAATCAGGTCACTTTTCAGGACAAGTACCGCGAGGTTGCTGAAAAGCAGCTGGAGCTATTGAAATACGGACATGGTGATAATTTTGGCAAAAACTATGCCGACGGTAACCGTGCCTTCGCTAACGGGCAGGGATTGATGTACATTCAGGGCTCGTGGGCCATATCTGAAATTCGCAAAGCCAATCCGAAAGTGGAGCTTGGATTTTTCCCATTACCAACAGGGAATGACGAAAAGGCAGTCAAGCTGGTGTCCGGTATAGATACGCTATTAGCCGTATCGGAGAGCACTCCGCATAAAAAGGAAGCCGAGGAGTTCATTGCCTTCTTGTTGAAGCCGGAGAACAGCAAGCAATACATTACAGAGCAAACGCTGTTTTCGGCGGTGAAGGGAGTCACGCAGGATGATCCGAGTGTGGCAGAGCTGTTGCCGTATTTTAAATCGGGCCGCGTCGTTGATTTTGCCGATCACTATATTCCCAAGGCGGTCCAATTGAATTCGATTGTGCAGGCCTTCCTGCAAAACAGAGACATCGACGCTTATCTGGCCAAGCTGGACCGAGAATGGGATAAGGTAGCTAACCGCCGATAG